In Mycobacterium sp. Aquia_213, the sequence ATCTACCCGCCCGGAAGCAGCGTCGCCGATCGGCAGTTGGCTCAGCTATGGCGGGGATGGCCGATAAGTGGCGCCGCGCTCGGGTTGGTCGCGATGGTGCTGCTCGGCTACGTGGCCGCCTCGCCCGACACGGTGCTTGCGTTCGCCGTCGCCTGCTACGTAACCATCGGGGCTTTGCTTTTCCTGGCGGCCGGACCGACCCGCGTGCAAGTCAGGTCGCTGTCGATCGCCCTGATGCCCCAAGCTGCCGACGCTCGTGAACTACACGGGTATGTCGAAGGTCTAACGCTCGTCGCCATGCTGACCCGCGCCGACCGGTTGCTTAGGGCGGGTGCGATCTCATCGGGCGAGCATGAGGCGATTTGGCGGGAAGCCTACGAGCGTCTCGAGGCGATCCATGTCTGATGTGCTGTCGCAGATTTCCGACGCCGACGGCATTTCACGGCACCTTGCGGCGCACTCTCGGCGGGACCGCAGCCCGTTGTCACGGGGCCGCGTCATCAATGGGGATTGGTTGTAATCGCTTATCTCAGCACTGCGTCAGCCGCAGGGCCGAGCGCCAGCGCGGGCAGATACTCCAGCCCGACGATGATCAAGGTCGCTCCGACGATGAGGAAAACAAACGTCGGAGTATGCGTGCCAAGTGTTCCCGCGGTGATGACGCCGGCCCGCTGGGCCGCGAAGGTCCCGGCGATCGCGAGCACGACGATGATTGGCAAGAACCGGCCGATGGCCATTGCCAGGGCCAGGGCGATGTTGTACCAGATAGTGTTGCCGGAAAAGCCGGCGAAGGCGCTGCCGTTGTTGGCCGCGGCGCTCGTGAACGCGTATAGCACCTCAGAGAGCCCGTGGGGCCCTGCATTGAGCATGGCGGCGCGCTCACCGGGAAGCGCCATGGCCACCGCGGTTCCCGTAAGAACCACCGCGGGCAGCGTCAATATGTAGAAGCCGATGAGCTTCATGTGACGAGAATCTAGCCGCTGCTTGAGGTATTCCGGTGTCCGTCCGATCATCAGGCCGCCGAGGAACACTGCGAGCAGGGTCATCATCAGCAGGCCGTAAAGCCCGCTTCCCGCACCGCCGGGTGCGACTTCGCCAAGCATCATGTTCAGCATCAGCACCGCTCCGCCCACGCTCGCGTAACTGTCGTACGAGGAGTTGGCTGCACCGTCGCCGGTGGCGGTCGCCACCTGGCCGAACATGGCACTGCCCGGCACGCCGAAGCGGGCCTCGGTGCCTTCAGTCGCGGCTCCAACGGCGTGAATCACGGTGCCGTTTGTCACGACATCCGCAACGATGAGCGCGGCGGTGCCAATCGCGAATAATATTGCTGCTGAGGCAAATAGCGCCCAACCCTGTCTCTTGTCGCCGACCATCACCCCAAAAGTTCTGATGAATGAGACCGGAATCAGCAGCATCGCAACGACTTCCACGACGTTGGTCAGCGGTGTTGGATTCTCGAACGGGTGGGCGCTGTTGACATTGAAAGCGCCACCCCCGTCACCCGACATCAGTTTGATGGACTCCCAGGTGGCCACCGGGCCGCCGCGAAGGATCTGGCTGTTGCCCGCCAGCGTCGTGATGCCTTGTGCGCCATGCAAATTGTTGACCACCCCGAGCGTAAGCAGGAGCACCGTGACGAAGATCGACAGTGGAATCAGGATGCGCACGACAGTGCGCACCAGGTCGGCCCAGAAGTTGCCGATTTCCTCGCTCCGGTAGCGCGAAAGTCCTCGGATCAACACCACCGCGACACACATTCCGACAGCGCAGCTGGCGAACGCCTGGACGACTAGTCCGGCGAGCAACCCGACGTGGCCGAGTGTGGCTTCGCCGGAATAGTTCTGCCAACTGGTGTTGGTGACAAACGAGATTGCGGTGTTGAACGCCAGCGCGGGCGTCATGCCCTTGTGCCCCCACGGCTCGGGCAGCCGCGTCTGCACGAGCAGCAGTCCGTACAGGAACAGCACGCTGATGGCGGAGAACGCCAGAACAGATGTGCAATATTTCGTCCACCGCTGCTGGTCGTCTG encodes:
- a CDS encoding DUF6611 family protein; this translates as MHDTRDRIAQPATVPTTKAELSTPRWWSRLLGGAHPWGSFVATVGRYGVQHFRLVIYPPGSSVADRQLAQLWRGWPISGAALGLVAMVLLGYVAASPDTVLAFAVACYVTIGALLFLAAGPTRVQVRSLSIALMPQAADARELHGYVEGLTLVAMLTRADRLLRAGAISSGEHEAIWREAYERLEAIHV
- the kdpA gene encoding potassium-transporting ATPase subunit KdpA, whose amino-acid sequence is MQAATVAVLVVILHVPLGDYMARVYADARHWRLEKLCYRLIGAEPDDQQRWTKYCTSVLAFSAISVLFLYGLLLVQTRLPEPWGHKGMTPALAFNTAISFVTNTSWQNYSGEATLGHVGLLAGLVVQAFASCAVGMCVAVVLIRGLSRYRSEEIGNFWADLVRTVVRILIPLSIFVTVLLLTLGVVNNLHGAQGITTLAGNSQILRGGPVATWESIKLMSGDGGGAFNVNSAHPFENPTPLTNVVEVVAMLLIPVSFIRTFGVMVGDKRQGWALFASAAILFAIGTAALIVADVVTNGTVIHAVGAATEGTEARFGVPGSAMFGQVATATGDGAANSSYDSYASVGGAVLMLNMMLGEVAPGGAGSGLYGLLMMTLLAVFLGGLMIGRTPEYLKQRLDSRHMKLIGFYILTLPAVVLTGTAVAMALPGERAAMLNAGPHGLSEVLYAFTSAAANNGSAFAGFSGNTIWYNIALALAMAIGRFLPIIVVLAIAGTFAAQRAGVITAGTLGTHTPTFVFLIVGATLIIVGLEYLPALALGPAADAVLR